The Anastrepha ludens isolate Willacy chromosome 2, idAnaLude1.1, whole genome shotgun sequence genome contains a region encoding:
- the LOC128865124 gene encoding zinc finger protein 263-like isoform X2: MIEITTTACQFVIAMGSSVYCRTCAAPPGNAAEAVIDIFANAKLIAILSTLKEWQLDIMQDDNLSQRICKTCELALIQIDAFRLQALRAKEHLHLSLHSLETMVGDAEAINDNENDLHTKTNCGEAEMYNRQAAPNTFPTISEFTAMHADDRVPNVINANKKGSKEQLIEFESGLNAANVQTGELSFDSNIESSRPPEFQVVLIEEEEETNLQWISEEDDAGEKGIDVPNSEISECSVHVREVEREIDTNNNSVGTAAGKSINFNRSTQRTNAKNVIEEGEKVCLSKNISFDLQKYVCRTTDYKIGKSRSKGKPCKDVQRHGAQKVIPNNGKDNQFTWVITETSREIAAPMSDKKGIVADYQSEIHEFETLLAAINDQVAAFESGKESNAYLSDDLQSVLMNELTLQMINANVNILEEDLQIDEFETMLAAVDEQASTLGSINTPRQTAEIPDRQMVHKNGFNEEIDLDIPENQESILKEMEALKKEDFSALYEKSSATDTVDFSHSTSEAKIKIYNSSCVESKITDYARYHFSPNKIKRIISDDNVSDVLCGVLNEPDYKKIYNGESLGKANTEFIKNNNNIQNAALGDREIEHSTTVVPRPNKKSSNGMRCRLCVYKVSEQPIFATKELLAEHIASIHDDKERPYNCPQCAARYRTRSGCVAHINAIHLKKADSCELCGKVVAGGSGQMRMHIERNHTHGNYTCDVCQLELKNVSLYNFKYHKRWHNEDKLWRCELCGKAFVTRTHLMTHKVTHTRQGEFLCTRCGKSMRSKWELRTHLYAIHGEGEAPLKCNYCDEKFTQHIQKRAHLERCHPIELAKRTVRCPKCKKQFSTETNLQKHLKQQHQQDNADTTRKSEVVATSPQPYEGFMCAHCPRKYRSKYSLIKHLRVHVTKTDRPYSCRDCDMHFKHFSELDRHDLQHHATVRPYRCGKCSKAFSTRTALKIHGKVHEVKGRNFRCPECNQRFKFEKSLNLHLLSHKSMRHSCDICNKSYIRLAQLKTHINRYHKISSASEE, from the exons CTGTCGCACCTGTGCAGCACCTCCTGGGAACGCAGCCGAAGCAGTGATCGACATTTTCGCAAACGCTAAATTAATTGCGATTTTAAGTACGCTAAAGGAGTGGCAATTAGATATTATGCAGGATGATAATTTATCTCAGCGTATTTGTAAGACGTGCGAATTGGCGCTAATACAGATAGACGCATTTCGGTTACAAGCTTTGAGAGCAAAAGAGCATCTTCATTTGAGTTTGCACTCATTGGAGACGATGGTGGGGGATGCTGAAGCAATCAACGACAATGAAAATGACCTTCATACTAAAACAAATTGTGGTGAAGCGGAGATGTACAACAGGCAAGCCGCACCGAACACATTTCCAACAATATCCGAGTTTACTGCTATGCATGCGGATGATAGAGTGCCGAATGTTATAAATGCAAATAAGAAAGGGAGCAAAGAACAATTAATTGAGTTTGAATCAGGTTTAAATGCAGCCAATGTACAAACCGGTGAGTTATCGTTTGATTCGAATATTGAGTCTAGCAGACCACCCGAATTTCAGGTAGTGCTAATTGAGGAGGAGGAGGAGACAAATTTGCAATGGATAAGTGAAGAAGATGATGCTGGAGAGAAGGGGATTGATGTACCAAATAGTGAAATTTCAGAGTGCAGTGTGCATGTGCGAGAGGTTGAGCGTGAAATTGACACCAATAACAACTCAGTAGGGACTGCCGCGGGCAAGtctataaattttaatagatcAACGCAGCGCACAAATGCAAAAAACGTTATAGAAGAGGGCGAGAAAGTCTGTTTAAGCAAGaacatttcatttgatttacaaaaatacgTATGCCGAACAACTGACTACAAAATCGGAAAAAGTAGATCAAAAGGAAAGCCTTGTAAGGATGTTCAAAGGCATGGTGCGCAAAAAGTCATACCAAACAACGGAAAAGACAACCAATTTACATGGGTCATTACAGAAACATCAAGAGAAATTGCTGCTCCTATGTCCGATAAAAAAGGAATCGTGGCAGATTACCAATCTGAAATACATGAATTTGAAACGTTGCTAGCTGCAATAAACGATCAAGTCGCTGCCTTTGAATCAGGTAAAGAGTCAAATGCGTATTTGTCTGATGACTTACAATCGGTGCTTATGAATGAGTTAACACTGCAGATGATCaatgcaaatgtaaatattcTGGAAGAAGACTTGCAAATTGATGAGTTTGAAACGATGCTGGCAGCAGTTGATGAGCAGGCCTCCACATTGGGATCTATAAATACGCCAAGACAGACAGCAGAGATACCTGACCGACAGATGGTgcataaaaatggttttaacGAAGAAATAGATCTAGATATTCCAGAAAATCAAGAGAGTATACTAAAAGAAATGGAAGCCCTAAAAAAAGAGGATTTTTCAGCTTTATATGAGAAGAGTAGCGCAACAGACACTGTAGATTTTTCTCATTCTACTAGCgaagctaaaataaaaatatataattcttCGTGCGTTGAGTCTAAAATTACAGATTATGCCCGTTATCACTTTTCGCCAAATAAGATTAAACGCATAATAAGTGATGATAATGTTTCAGATGTTTTATGCGGTGTATTAAATGAACCTGATTACAAAAAGATATATAATGGGGAATCGCTTGGCAAAGCTAATACTgagtttatcaaaaataataataacattcaaAATGCAGCTCTTGGGGATAGAGAAATCGAGCATTCAACTACAGTGGTTCCACGTCCAAATAAAAAGTCTTCGAATGGCATGCGATGCCGACTGTGCGTGTACAAGGTGTCGGAGCAGCCGATTTTCGCAACGAAAGAGCTCCTGGCCGAGCACATAGCTTCGATACATGATGACAAGGAGCGGCCATATAATTGCCCTCAATGTGCGGCACGGTATCGTACACGGAGTGGCTGTGTAGCGCATATAAACGCCATACATCTCAAAAAGGCAGACAGCTGCGAGCTCTGCGGCAAAGTTGTTGCAGGCGGTTCTGGCCAGATGCGTATGCACATAGAACGAAATCATACGCACGGCAACTACACCTGTGATGTTTGTCAGCTAGAATTGAAGAATGTTTCACTTTATAACTTCAAATATCACAAAAGATGGCACAACGAAGATAAATTATGGCGGTGCGAGCTTTGCGGGAAAGCGTTTGTGACGCGCACACATCTGATGACGCACAAAGTAACACATACACGCCAGGGCGAGTTCCTTTGTACACGTTGTGGAAAGA gTATGCGCAGCAAATGGGAACTACGCACTCATCTCTATGCCATTCATGGCGAGGGGGAAGCGCCACTTAAATGCAACTACTGCGacgaaa AATTCACACAACACATACAAAAGCGAGCACATCTAGAGCGATGTCATCCAATTGAGTTGGCCAAACGCACCGTTCGCTGTCCGAAATGCAAAAAGCAATTCTCTACGGAGACCAATCTTCAAAAGCACCTGAAACAGCAGCATCAGCAAGATAATGCGGATACAACAAGAAAGTCGGAAGTAGTCGCCACTTCTCCACAGCCGTATGAAGGCTTTATGTGTGCACATTGTCCGCGTAAATATCGCTCCAAATATTCGCTCATAAAACATCTTAGGGTACATGTGACGAAGACAGATCGCCCATATTCATGTCGTGACTGCGATATGCATTTTAAGCACTTCTCAGAGTTGGATCGTCACGATTTGCAGCATCACGCTACTGTTCGTCCATATAGATGCGGTAAGTGCTCAAAGGCATTCTCGACAAGAACCGCGCTTAAAATTCACGGAAAAGTTCACGAGG TAAAGGGGAGAAACTTTCGTTGTCCGGAATGCAATCAACGTTTCAAATTTGAGAAATCATTGAATTTGCATCTCCTTTCGCACAAGTCAATGCGCCACAGCTGTGATATTTGCAATAAATCATACATACGATTAGCACAATTAAAAA CCCATATAAACCGTTATCATAAAATATCGAGCGCTTCTGAAGAATAA
- the LOC128865124 gene encoding zinc finger protein 263-like isoform X1 — protein MIEITTTACQFVIAMGSSVYCRTCAAPPGNAAEAVIDIFANAKLIAILSTLKEWQLDIMQDDNLSQRICKTCELALIQIDAFRLQALRAKEHLHLSLHSLETMVGDAEAINDNENDLHTKTNCGEAEMYNRQAAPNTFPTISEFTAMHADDRVPNVINANKKGSKEQLIEFESGLNAANVQTGELSFDSNIESSRPPEFQVVLIEEEEETNLQWISEEDDAGEKGIDVPNSEISECSVHVREVEREIDTNNNSVGTAAGKSINFNRSTQRTNAKNVIEEGEKVCLSKNISFDLQKYVCRTTDYKIGKSRSKGKPCKDVQRHGAQKVIPNNGKDNQFTWVITETSREIAAPMSDKKGIVADYQSEIHEFETLLAAINDQVAAFESGKESNAYLSDDLQSVLMNELTLQMINANVNILEEDLQIDEFETMLAAVDEQASTLGSINTPRQTAEIPDRQMVHKNGFNEEIDLDIPENQESILKEMEALKKEDFSALYEKSSATDTVDFSHSTSEAKIKIYNSSCVESKITDYARYHFSPNKIKRIISDDNVSDVLCGVLNEPDYKKIYNGESLGKANTEFIKNNNNIQNAALGDREIEHSTTVVPRPNKKSSNGMRCRLCVYKVSEQPIFATKELLAEHIASIHDDKERPYNCPQCAARYRTRSGCVAHINAIHLKKADSCELCGKVVAGGSGQMRMHIERNHTHGNYTCDVCQLELKNVSLYNFKYHKRWHNEDKLWRCELCGKAFVTRTHLMTHKVTHTRQGEFLCTRCGKSMRSKWELRTHLYAIHGEGEAPLKCNYCDEKFTQHIQKRAHLERCHPIELAKRTVRCPKCKKQFSTETNLQKHLKQQHQQDNADTTRKSEVVATSPQPYEGFMCAHCPRKYRSKYSLIKHLRVHVTKTDRPYSCRDCDMHFKHFSELDRHDLQHHATVRPYRCGKCSKAFSTRTALKIHGKVHEVFSMISVKGRNFRCPECNQRFKFEKSLNLHLLSHKSMRHSCDICNKSYIRLAQLKTHINRYHKISSASEE, from the exons CTGTCGCACCTGTGCAGCACCTCCTGGGAACGCAGCCGAAGCAGTGATCGACATTTTCGCAAACGCTAAATTAATTGCGATTTTAAGTACGCTAAAGGAGTGGCAATTAGATATTATGCAGGATGATAATTTATCTCAGCGTATTTGTAAGACGTGCGAATTGGCGCTAATACAGATAGACGCATTTCGGTTACAAGCTTTGAGAGCAAAAGAGCATCTTCATTTGAGTTTGCACTCATTGGAGACGATGGTGGGGGATGCTGAAGCAATCAACGACAATGAAAATGACCTTCATACTAAAACAAATTGTGGTGAAGCGGAGATGTACAACAGGCAAGCCGCACCGAACACATTTCCAACAATATCCGAGTTTACTGCTATGCATGCGGATGATAGAGTGCCGAATGTTATAAATGCAAATAAGAAAGGGAGCAAAGAACAATTAATTGAGTTTGAATCAGGTTTAAATGCAGCCAATGTACAAACCGGTGAGTTATCGTTTGATTCGAATATTGAGTCTAGCAGACCACCCGAATTTCAGGTAGTGCTAATTGAGGAGGAGGAGGAGACAAATTTGCAATGGATAAGTGAAGAAGATGATGCTGGAGAGAAGGGGATTGATGTACCAAATAGTGAAATTTCAGAGTGCAGTGTGCATGTGCGAGAGGTTGAGCGTGAAATTGACACCAATAACAACTCAGTAGGGACTGCCGCGGGCAAGtctataaattttaatagatcAACGCAGCGCACAAATGCAAAAAACGTTATAGAAGAGGGCGAGAAAGTCTGTTTAAGCAAGaacatttcatttgatttacaaaaatacgTATGCCGAACAACTGACTACAAAATCGGAAAAAGTAGATCAAAAGGAAAGCCTTGTAAGGATGTTCAAAGGCATGGTGCGCAAAAAGTCATACCAAACAACGGAAAAGACAACCAATTTACATGGGTCATTACAGAAACATCAAGAGAAATTGCTGCTCCTATGTCCGATAAAAAAGGAATCGTGGCAGATTACCAATCTGAAATACATGAATTTGAAACGTTGCTAGCTGCAATAAACGATCAAGTCGCTGCCTTTGAATCAGGTAAAGAGTCAAATGCGTATTTGTCTGATGACTTACAATCGGTGCTTATGAATGAGTTAACACTGCAGATGATCaatgcaaatgtaaatattcTGGAAGAAGACTTGCAAATTGATGAGTTTGAAACGATGCTGGCAGCAGTTGATGAGCAGGCCTCCACATTGGGATCTATAAATACGCCAAGACAGACAGCAGAGATACCTGACCGACAGATGGTgcataaaaatggttttaacGAAGAAATAGATCTAGATATTCCAGAAAATCAAGAGAGTATACTAAAAGAAATGGAAGCCCTAAAAAAAGAGGATTTTTCAGCTTTATATGAGAAGAGTAGCGCAACAGACACTGTAGATTTTTCTCATTCTACTAGCgaagctaaaataaaaatatataattcttCGTGCGTTGAGTCTAAAATTACAGATTATGCCCGTTATCACTTTTCGCCAAATAAGATTAAACGCATAATAAGTGATGATAATGTTTCAGATGTTTTATGCGGTGTATTAAATGAACCTGATTACAAAAAGATATATAATGGGGAATCGCTTGGCAAAGCTAATACTgagtttatcaaaaataataataacattcaaAATGCAGCTCTTGGGGATAGAGAAATCGAGCATTCAACTACAGTGGTTCCACGTCCAAATAAAAAGTCTTCGAATGGCATGCGATGCCGACTGTGCGTGTACAAGGTGTCGGAGCAGCCGATTTTCGCAACGAAAGAGCTCCTGGCCGAGCACATAGCTTCGATACATGATGACAAGGAGCGGCCATATAATTGCCCTCAATGTGCGGCACGGTATCGTACACGGAGTGGCTGTGTAGCGCATATAAACGCCATACATCTCAAAAAGGCAGACAGCTGCGAGCTCTGCGGCAAAGTTGTTGCAGGCGGTTCTGGCCAGATGCGTATGCACATAGAACGAAATCATACGCACGGCAACTACACCTGTGATGTTTGTCAGCTAGAATTGAAGAATGTTTCACTTTATAACTTCAAATATCACAAAAGATGGCACAACGAAGATAAATTATGGCGGTGCGAGCTTTGCGGGAAAGCGTTTGTGACGCGCACACATCTGATGACGCACAAAGTAACACATACACGCCAGGGCGAGTTCCTTTGTACACGTTGTGGAAAGA gTATGCGCAGCAAATGGGAACTACGCACTCATCTCTATGCCATTCATGGCGAGGGGGAAGCGCCACTTAAATGCAACTACTGCGacgaaa AATTCACACAACACATACAAAAGCGAGCACATCTAGAGCGATGTCATCCAATTGAGTTGGCCAAACGCACCGTTCGCTGTCCGAAATGCAAAAAGCAATTCTCTACGGAGACCAATCTTCAAAAGCACCTGAAACAGCAGCATCAGCAAGATAATGCGGATACAACAAGAAAGTCGGAAGTAGTCGCCACTTCTCCACAGCCGTATGAAGGCTTTATGTGTGCACATTGTCCGCGTAAATATCGCTCCAAATATTCGCTCATAAAACATCTTAGGGTACATGTGACGAAGACAGATCGCCCATATTCATGTCGTGACTGCGATATGCATTTTAAGCACTTCTCAGAGTTGGATCGTCACGATTTGCAGCATCACGCTACTGTTCGTCCATATAGATGCGGTAAGTGCTCAAAGGCATTCTCGACAAGAACCGCGCTTAAAATTCACGGAAAAGTTCACGAGG TATTTTCGATGATTTCAGTAAAGGGGAGAAACTTTCGTTGTCCGGAATGCAATCAACGTTTCAAATTTGAGAAATCATTGAATTTGCATCTCCTTTCGCACAAGTCAATGCGCCACAGCTGTGATATTTGCAATAAATCATACATACGATTAGCACAATTAAAAA CCCATATAAACCGTTATCATAAAATATCGAGCGCTTCTGAAGAATAA
- the LOC128865124 gene encoding zinc finger protein 62 homolog isoform X3 encodes MQPMYKPVVLIEEEEETNLQWISEEDDAGEKGIDVPNSEISECSVHVREVEREIDTNNNSVGTAAGKSINFNRSTQRTNAKNVIEEGEKVCLSKNISFDLQKYVCRTTDYKIGKSRSKGKPCKDVQRHGAQKVIPNNGKDNQFTWVITETSREIAAPMSDKKGIVADYQSEIHEFETLLAAINDQVAAFESGKESNAYLSDDLQSVLMNELTLQMINANVNILEEDLQIDEFETMLAAVDEQASTLGSINTPRQTAEIPDRQMVHKNGFNEEIDLDIPENQESILKEMEALKKEDFSALYEKSSATDTVDFSHSTSEAKIKIYNSSCVESKITDYARYHFSPNKIKRIISDDNVSDVLCGVLNEPDYKKIYNGESLGKANTEFIKNNNNIQNAALGDREIEHSTTVVPRPNKKSSNGMRCRLCVYKVSEQPIFATKELLAEHIASIHDDKERPYNCPQCAARYRTRSGCVAHINAIHLKKADSCELCGKVVAGGSGQMRMHIERNHTHGNYTCDVCQLELKNVSLYNFKYHKRWHNEDKLWRCELCGKAFVTRTHLMTHKVTHTRQGEFLCTRCGKSMRSKWELRTHLYAIHGEGEAPLKCNYCDEKFTQHIQKRAHLERCHPIELAKRTVRCPKCKKQFSTETNLQKHLKQQHQQDNADTTRKSEVVATSPQPYEGFMCAHCPRKYRSKYSLIKHLRVHVTKTDRPYSCRDCDMHFKHFSELDRHDLQHHATVRPYRCGKCSKAFSTRTALKIHGKVHEVFSMISVKGRNFRCPECNQRFKFEKSLNLHLLSHKSMRHSCDICNKSYIRLAQLKTHINRYHKISSASEE; translated from the exons ATGCAGCCAATGTACAAACCG GTAGTGCTAATTGAGGAGGAGGAGGAGACAAATTTGCAATGGATAAGTGAAGAAGATGATGCTGGAGAGAAGGGGATTGATGTACCAAATAGTGAAATTTCAGAGTGCAGTGTGCATGTGCGAGAGGTTGAGCGTGAAATTGACACCAATAACAACTCAGTAGGGACTGCCGCGGGCAAGtctataaattttaatagatcAACGCAGCGCACAAATGCAAAAAACGTTATAGAAGAGGGCGAGAAAGTCTGTTTAAGCAAGaacatttcatttgatttacaaaaatacgTATGCCGAACAACTGACTACAAAATCGGAAAAAGTAGATCAAAAGGAAAGCCTTGTAAGGATGTTCAAAGGCATGGTGCGCAAAAAGTCATACCAAACAACGGAAAAGACAACCAATTTACATGGGTCATTACAGAAACATCAAGAGAAATTGCTGCTCCTATGTCCGATAAAAAAGGAATCGTGGCAGATTACCAATCTGAAATACATGAATTTGAAACGTTGCTAGCTGCAATAAACGATCAAGTCGCTGCCTTTGAATCAGGTAAAGAGTCAAATGCGTATTTGTCTGATGACTTACAATCGGTGCTTATGAATGAGTTAACACTGCAGATGATCaatgcaaatgtaaatattcTGGAAGAAGACTTGCAAATTGATGAGTTTGAAACGATGCTGGCAGCAGTTGATGAGCAGGCCTCCACATTGGGATCTATAAATACGCCAAGACAGACAGCAGAGATACCTGACCGACAGATGGTgcataaaaatggttttaacGAAGAAATAGATCTAGATATTCCAGAAAATCAAGAGAGTATACTAAAAGAAATGGAAGCCCTAAAAAAAGAGGATTTTTCAGCTTTATATGAGAAGAGTAGCGCAACAGACACTGTAGATTTTTCTCATTCTACTAGCgaagctaaaataaaaatatataattcttCGTGCGTTGAGTCTAAAATTACAGATTATGCCCGTTATCACTTTTCGCCAAATAAGATTAAACGCATAATAAGTGATGATAATGTTTCAGATGTTTTATGCGGTGTATTAAATGAACCTGATTACAAAAAGATATATAATGGGGAATCGCTTGGCAAAGCTAATACTgagtttatcaaaaataataataacattcaaAATGCAGCTCTTGGGGATAGAGAAATCGAGCATTCAACTACAGTGGTTCCACGTCCAAATAAAAAGTCTTCGAATGGCATGCGATGCCGACTGTGCGTGTACAAGGTGTCGGAGCAGCCGATTTTCGCAACGAAAGAGCTCCTGGCCGAGCACATAGCTTCGATACATGATGACAAGGAGCGGCCATATAATTGCCCTCAATGTGCGGCACGGTATCGTACACGGAGTGGCTGTGTAGCGCATATAAACGCCATACATCTCAAAAAGGCAGACAGCTGCGAGCTCTGCGGCAAAGTTGTTGCAGGCGGTTCTGGCCAGATGCGTATGCACATAGAACGAAATCATACGCACGGCAACTACACCTGTGATGTTTGTCAGCTAGAATTGAAGAATGTTTCACTTTATAACTTCAAATATCACAAAAGATGGCACAACGAAGATAAATTATGGCGGTGCGAGCTTTGCGGGAAAGCGTTTGTGACGCGCACACATCTGATGACGCACAAAGTAACACATACACGCCAGGGCGAGTTCCTTTGTACACGTTGTGGAAAGA gTATGCGCAGCAAATGGGAACTACGCACTCATCTCTATGCCATTCATGGCGAGGGGGAAGCGCCACTTAAATGCAACTACTGCGacgaaa AATTCACACAACACATACAAAAGCGAGCACATCTAGAGCGATGTCATCCAATTGAGTTGGCCAAACGCACCGTTCGCTGTCCGAAATGCAAAAAGCAATTCTCTACGGAGACCAATCTTCAAAAGCACCTGAAACAGCAGCATCAGCAAGATAATGCGGATACAACAAGAAAGTCGGAAGTAGTCGCCACTTCTCCACAGCCGTATGAAGGCTTTATGTGTGCACATTGTCCGCGTAAATATCGCTCCAAATATTCGCTCATAAAACATCTTAGGGTACATGTGACGAAGACAGATCGCCCATATTCATGTCGTGACTGCGATATGCATTTTAAGCACTTCTCAGAGTTGGATCGTCACGATTTGCAGCATCACGCTACTGTTCGTCCATATAGATGCGGTAAGTGCTCAAAGGCATTCTCGACAAGAACCGCGCTTAAAATTCACGGAAAAGTTCACGAGG TATTTTCGATGATTTCAGTAAAGGGGAGAAACTTTCGTTGTCCGGAATGCAATCAACGTTTCAAATTTGAGAAATCATTGAATTTGCATCTCCTTTCGCACAAGTCAATGCGCCACAGCTGTGATATTTGCAATAAATCATACATACGATTAGCACAATTAAAAA CCCATATAAACCGTTATCATAAAATATCGAGCGCTTCTGAAGAATAA
- the LOC128865144 gene encoding protein Red, with translation MTESVRLTNDDFRKLLATPRQPPPGSTPSLNAAAATSSSTEKKKTQGSSSERNDLRRKKKNFYAALKKQEDGKLQQLSEKYRDRARERRDGANPDYQNVSTPGHSSTNAYRAVAPDLKSGIDAAERRRRIIQESKFLGGDMRHTHLVKGLDYALLQKVRSELQSKEVEEQALAVAAATEKLAETAAAEQAEADAKDADDHMTIKSALARNIFSLVQTRRSKDIPRIELFAPGRMAYVIDLEDDLGETDIPTTLIRSKFEVPVNREDIATLTTNDIVINKLSQILSYLRAGGRNKKNKKRDKDKPLFYEKEMEQSLNMLEVGVNVGTNLSDKAAGDNIYDDIGDYQPSTKNEGSKLVKNNSKSATGSYFGDVKGVEDTDPLITNIPPPPKITKTVTSRFANEPEGYAECYPGLEEMNDAIDDSDDEVDYTKMDLGNKKGPIGRWDFDTQEEYSDYMSTKEALPKAAFQYGVKMQDGRRTRKNKTEKSEKAELDREWQKIQNIIQKRKFPKGSAEEPDYKAAKY, from the exons ATGACTGAATCTGTACGGTTAACTAATGATGACTTTCGTAAGCTCTTGGCTACACCGCGGCAACCACCGCCAGGTAGTACTCCTTCACTAAATGCAGCGGCAGCTACGTCGTCTTCaaccgaaaagaaaaaaacgcaaGGTTCAAGCAGTGAACGCAATGATTTAcgccgaaaaaagaaaaatttctatgcagctcttaaaaaacaagaGGATGGCAAGTTGCAACAGCTCTCGGAAAAATATCGTGACCGAGCGCGTGAACGACGTGATGGTGCCAATCCGGACTACCAAAATGTTAGTACGCCTGGTCACAGTAGCACAAATGCGTATCGTGCTGTTGCTCCAGATTTGAAATCAGGCATTGATGCGGCTGAGCGTCGTCGTAGAATTATACAGGAGTCGAAATTCTTGGGTGGTGATATGCGTCATACTCACTTGGTGAAAGGTCTTGATTATGCGCTCTTGCAAAAGGTTCGTTCTGAATTGCAAAGTAAAGAGGTTGAGGAACAGGCTCTGGCGGTTGCGGCAGCAACGGAAAAATTGGCCGAAACCGCTGCTGCTGAACAGGCTGAGGCGGATGCCAAAGATGCAGATGATCATATGACTATTAAAAGTGCTTTGGCTCGTAACATTTTTAGTTTAGTTCAAACGCGTCGATCAAAAGATATTCCACGCATTGAGCTGTTCGCTCCCGGCCGCATGGCTTACGTTATTGATTTAGAAGATGATTTGGGGGAAACCGATATACCAACAACGTTAATACGTTCAAAATTTGAAGTACCCGTCAATCGAGAAGACATTGCCACACTAACTACTAATGATAttgttataaataaactgtCACAGATTCTTTCTTACTTACGCGCAGGTGGACgcaataagaaaaacaagaaaCGTGACAAAGACAAGCCGCTTTTCtatgaaaaagaaatggaaCAGTCTTTGAATATGCTCGAAGTAGGAGTAAATGTGGGTACCAACTTATCTGATAAAGCTGCGGGTGATAACATCTATGACGATATTGGAGACTATCAACCAAGTACCAAGAATGAAGGTTCAAAATTGGttaaaaataactcaaaaagtgcAACTGGTTCTTATTTCGGCGATGTAAAAGGAGTCGAGGACACAGACCCTCTGATTACTAATATACCACCACCACCTAAAATCACAAAAACGGTAACCTCGCGCTTTGCTAACGAACCTGAGGGGTATGCCGAGTGTTATCCAGGATTAGAGGAAATGAATGACGCTATAGATGATTCAGACGACGAAGTAGACTATACTAAAATGGATTTGGGCAATAAAAAGGGACCGATTGGGCGTTGGGATTTCGATACACAAGAAGAGTATTCAGATTATATGAGCACCAAAGAGGCTTTGCCCAAAGCAGCATTTCAGTATGGAGTTAAAATGCAAGACGGAAGACGAACTCGCAAAAACAAAACCGAAAAGAGCGAAAAAGCAGAATTGGATCGAGAATGGCAGAAAATACAG aatattatacaaaaacgaaaattcCCTAAAGGAAGTGCAGAAGAGCCTGATTACAAAGCTgctaaatattag